A genomic region of Paenibacillus sp. PL2-23 contains the following coding sequences:
- a CDS encoding AraC family transcriptional regulator, producing MADQGVAVSMVYPLLKSLTHRRVEPSKFFEHAGFDARVLKDVEARIPGEELERLMKEAAAYTGDEHFGLQQGQITDFADMGILGYVMMHSGKVSDALQAYERYNTILCSGFNLERELAGDELRLRLVLQQPGSMSRHCVEDMASSVYRMICRISNRTVPLLGIQFSHGKPSDTAPYVSCFGTVPVFQGPDNILRLAREVLDYPVLYADPKLLAAFEAIAQETMDGLTPADSVSAQVTRWIKANMGAYFPTLRQTAEALGTSARTLQLKLKKENTTFHSLTAAVRKELAMGYLKRREYSIGDIAYALHFSEPSAFQSAFKRWTGMTPGQYRELYSTH from the coding sequence TTGGCGGATCAAGGCGTAGCGGTCTCGATGGTGTACCCCCTGTTGAAATCATTAACACACAGAAGGGTTGAGCCCTCCAAGTTCTTCGAGCATGCAGGCTTCGATGCCCGTGTGCTGAAGGATGTGGAGGCGCGAATTCCGGGAGAAGAGCTGGAGCGATTAATGAAGGAGGCGGCAGCTTATACGGGTGATGAGCATTTTGGTCTGCAACAGGGCCAGATTACGGATTTCGCCGATATGGGCATCCTCGGTTACGTCATGATGCATTCCGGGAAGGTAAGTGACGCGCTGCAGGCTTATGAGAGATATAACACGATATTGTGCAGCGGCTTCAATCTGGAGCGGGAGCTGGCCGGAGATGAGCTGAGGCTAAGGTTAGTCCTGCAGCAGCCGGGCAGCATGTCTCGGCACTGCGTCGAGGATATGGCGAGCTCGGTCTACCGGATGATCTGCCGCATCAGCAATCGGACTGTGCCTCTGCTAGGCATTCAATTCTCACATGGCAAGCCATCGGATACGGCTCCGTATGTGTCTTGCTTCGGCACGGTTCCCGTATTCCAAGGGCCGGATAATATACTGAGGCTGGCGCGTGAGGTGCTCGATTATCCCGTCCTTTATGCCGATCCCAAGCTGCTGGCGGCGTTCGAGGCGATCGCGCAAGAGACGATGGACGGCTTGACGCCAGCGGACAGTGTGTCCGCACAGGTGACGAGATGGATAAAGGCGAATATGGGTGCTTATTTCCCCACGCTGCGGCAGACCGCTGAGGCGCTTGGCACCAGCGCGAGGACACTCCAGCTCAAGCTGAAGAAGGAGAACACAACCTTCCACAGCTTGACGGCAGCCGTTCGCAAGGAGCTGGCCATGGGCTATCTGAAGCGACGAGAATATTCAATTGGCGATATCGCGTACGCGCTTCACTTCTCGGAGCCGAGCGCATTCCAGAGCGCCTTCAAGAGATGGACGGGAATGACGCCGGGACAATACCGGGAGCTTTATTCCACCCACTGA
- a CDS encoding NAD(P)H-dependent oxidoreductase gives MLKEQILEAYRFRHATKEFDVDRKVSRADFDFIMETGRLSPSSFGFEPWKFLIVQSSELRSKLLPITWGAQKTLPTASHFMVLLTRTADSMHPSSQHIQTMMREVQQLPEEVIGQKGERYGKFLEHDFELLGNDRAMFEWASRQTYIALGNMMTAAAMIGIDSCPIEGFDKHQVEELLRSEGLLKGNEFGVSCMAAFGYRAREPREKTRRAVEQIVQWVE, from the coding sequence ATGTTAAAGGAACAAATTCTGGAGGCCTATCGCTTCCGTCATGCAACCAAGGAATTTGACGTTGACCGTAAAGTTTCGAGGGCTGACTTCGACTTTATAATGGAAACTGGCCGCTTGTCCCCCAGCTCATTCGGCTTCGAGCCGTGGAAATTTCTAATCGTGCAAAGCTCCGAATTGCGGAGCAAGCTGCTGCCGATCACGTGGGGAGCGCAAAAAACATTGCCAACAGCAAGCCATTTCATGGTGCTGCTGACTCGTACCGCAGACAGCATGCATCCTTCGTCCCAGCATATCCAGACGATGATGAGAGAGGTCCAGCAGCTTCCCGAGGAGGTTATTGGCCAGAAAGGAGAGAGGTATGGCAAGTTTCTCGAACACGACTTCGAGCTGCTTGGCAACGACCGAGCGATGTTCGAATGGGCCAGTCGTCAGACTTATATTGCGCTAGGAAACATGATGACGGCAGCTGCGATGATCGGCATCGATTCCTGCCCGATTGAGGGCTTCGATAAACATCAGGTTGAAGAGCTGCTGCGAAGCGAAGGACTTCTGAAGGGCAATGAGTTTGGCGTTTCCTGCATGGCCGCATTCGGTTACCGGGCACGAGAGCCCCGCGAGAAAACAAGAAGAGCTGTTGAACAGATCGTTCAGTGGGTGGAATAA
- a CDS encoding helix-turn-helix domain-containing protein, whose product MRNRKAGYGPLHQTGGGCPVEYTLDVIGGKWKGIILYHLIDGTKRFNEFRNICPTITQRMLTLQLRELEEDGVIHREVFQEIPPRVEYSLTEFGRTLEPIILMMRDWGNAHRNRNRTCESATSDLEQSSH is encoded by the coding sequence ATGCGCAACCGGAAAGCTGGATATGGACCCCTTCATCAAACGGGAGGCGGGTGTCCGGTAGAATATACACTCGACGTGATCGGCGGAAAGTGGAAAGGCATTATTTTATACCATCTGATTGACGGGACCAAACGATTCAACGAATTTCGTAATATTTGCCCCACTATCACTCAGCGTATGCTCACATTACAGCTGAGAGAGCTGGAGGAGGACGGGGTTATTCATCGCGAAGTGTTCCAGGAGATCCCTCCGAGAGTGGAATATTCGTTAACGGAATTCGGCCGTACGCTTGAGCCCATTATTCTGATGATGCGGGACTGGGGCAATGCTCACAGGAACAGGAACAGGACCTGCGAGTCAGCCACTTCAGATCTTGAGCAAAGCTCCCATTAG
- a CDS encoding aldo/keto reductase, whose protein sequence is MKYINIAGTDLKASNIIMGCMRIKQLSLPEAEALIRTAMEENVNFFDHADIYGGGECEEHFAQAIGMNPSIRDGMILQSKCGIRSGYFDFSKEHILASTDGILKRLNTDYLDILLLHRPDSLVEPEEVAEAFDQLQASGKVRHFGVSNHTPLQIELLKKYVKQPLVVNQLQLSVTHTPMIDSGIALNMDHAQSVNRDSGILDYSRLHDMTVQAWSPFQKGFFNGPFLGDLETYPELNKLMDELAAKYEVTTTAIAVAWITRHPANIQVITGTTNVTRLKDSCQGSDIPLTREEWYAMYKAGGKIVP, encoded by the coding sequence ATGAAATACATAAACATTGCGGGCACTGATCTGAAAGCATCCAATATTATTATGGGCTGCATGCGTATTAAACAACTGTCGCTGCCGGAGGCAGAGGCGCTGATTCGCACAGCTATGGAGGAGAACGTGAACTTCTTCGACCATGCCGACATCTACGGCGGCGGCGAATGCGAAGAGCATTTCGCTCAAGCAATCGGCATGAACCCCTCCATTCGTGATGGGATGATTCTGCAGAGCAAATGCGGGATTCGCAGCGGCTACTTCGACTTCTCCAAGGAGCATATTCTAGCATCAACGGATGGCATTCTGAAACGGCTGAATACCGACTACCTCGATATCCTGCTGCTGCACCGTCCGGACTCGCTTGTTGAACCGGAGGAGGTTGCCGAAGCGTTCGATCAGCTGCAAGCAAGCGGCAAGGTTCGCCATTTCGGCGTATCCAACCATACTCCGCTTCAGATCGAGCTGCTCAAAAAATATGTCAAGCAGCCGCTTGTCGTCAATCAGCTGCAGCTTAGCGTGACTCACACGCCGATGATCGACTCCGGCATCGCGCTTAATATGGACCATGCCCAATCTGTGAACCGGGACAGCGGCATACTGGATTATTCCCGACTGCACGATATGACGGTTCAAGCCTGGTCTCCGTTCCAGAAGGGCTTCTTCAACGGTCCGTTCCTAGGCGATCTGGAGACGTATCCGGAGCTGAACAAGCTGATGGACGAGCTCGCCGCCAAATACGAGGTGACGACCACGGCGATAGCCGTTGCCTGGATTACACGCCATCCTGCGAACATTCAAGTCATAACCGGCACAACCAACGTTACCCGACTCAAGGATTCCTGCCAAGGCTCCGACATTCCGCTCACGCGTGAAGAGTGGTATGCCATGTACAAGGCCGGGGGCAAGATCGTTCCATAA
- a CDS encoding MerR family transcriptional regulator yields MSFTISQVAQRTGLTIHTIRYYDKEGLLPFVDRMNGARVFQEQDIDWIDLICCLKQTGMPIKDIRILIRHCMDHDAVLEKGLQILIRHRENVEAQLKSLQDSLNTINYKIQHLPRMYREKFSSEAAVAAGKDE; encoded by the coding sequence ATGAGCTTTACCATCTCACAGGTTGCCCAAAGAACAGGGCTTACCATACATACGATCCGATATTACGACAAAGAGGGGCTGCTGCCGTTCGTCGATCGAATGAACGGAGCAAGAGTGTTCCAGGAGCAGGACATTGATTGGATCGATCTCATCTGCTGCCTGAAGCAGACGGGCATGCCGATCAAGGATATTCGAATACTGATCCGGCATTGCATGGATCACGACGCGGTGCTGGAGAAAGGGCTGCAAATTTTGATCCGCCACAGGGAGAACGTCGAGGCGCAGCTGAAGTCGCTGCAGGACAGCTTGAACACGATTAATTATAAAATTCAGCATTTGCCGCGAATGTACCGGGAGAAATTTTCTTCGGAGGCGGCGGTCGCAGCAGGCAAGGACGAATAA
- the shc gene encoding squalene--hopene cyclase translates to MNETKRRVDRELGMLADDLLGRQEEDGTWRFCFENGTIIDAYVILLYRCLERDDNEALIQQLHDRILSQQEPDGCWRWFRDEADGSLSATIEAYYALLSSGYSRPEDAAMRRAKAFILTKGGADQADSILTKAILSATGQQDWPLSLTSIPLEIMLIPDSMPLNLFSFSGYARVHLVPMLVMASRTFAIRPDRLPDLSDLFPSREATEPSSHTGNASLAAFGEGLARLIGSPRSLQDAAADKAEQFMLQRLESDGSLYSYATSTVLLVFALLALGYERSHPLIHKACEALAAMRCKTCTTIQNSPADIWDTALMAYALQQAGVPRHHPVIVKAANYLLGKQHTRKGDWSRNNPNAAPGGWGFSETNTINPDVDDTTAALRAIRPFSSMDEPFQDAWNRGLSWTLSMQNKDGGWPAFERNIDNKLLTMLAIDGAKAAAIDPSVPDLTGRTLEFLGRFARLRGDHRIMRRGADWLLRNQREDGSWYGRWGICYVYGTWAALTGLTAAGLSSEHDAVRKGCEWLLHIQNEDGGWGESCSSDSSGSYVPLGASTPSHTAWALEALIAASPSATSEIERGMLRLCDMLHEDNWTSRYPTGAGLPGTFYIHYHSYRYIWPLIALSRFKNRFGGAVPE, encoded by the coding sequence TTGAATGAGACGAAAAGGCGGGTCGATCGCGAGCTCGGAATGCTGGCAGATGATTTGCTCGGCAGGCAAGAGGAGGACGGCACTTGGCGATTTTGCTTCGAGAACGGCACTATCATTGACGCGTATGTCATCCTGCTGTATCGCTGCCTGGAGCGGGACGACAACGAAGCGTTAATCCAGCAGCTGCACGATCGGATTCTATCGCAGCAAGAGCCGGACGGCTGCTGGCGTTGGTTTCGGGACGAAGCCGATGGCAGCCTGTCTGCCACTATTGAGGCTTATTACGCCCTGTTGAGCTCTGGCTACAGCCGGCCGGAGGATGCTGCAATGAGACGGGCCAAGGCTTTTATACTGACCAAAGGCGGTGCGGATCAAGCGGACAGCATCCTGACCAAAGCTATTCTGTCCGCAACCGGGCAACAGGATTGGCCGCTCTCCCTCACCTCCATCCCGCTGGAAATTATGCTCATTCCAGATTCGATGCCGCTGAACCTCTTCTCCTTCTCCGGATACGCGCGTGTGCATCTTGTGCCCATGCTAGTTATGGCGTCCCGGACGTTTGCGATTCGACCGGACCGGCTTCCTGACCTGTCGGACCTCTTCCCGTCACGCGAAGCGACCGAGCCGTCCAGCCATACAGGCAACGCTTCGCTCGCAGCGTTTGGCGAAGGCTTGGCCCGGCTTATCGGCAGCCCCCGTTCTCTGCAAGATGCCGCCGCAGACAAGGCGGAACAATTTATGCTTCAGCGGCTGGAATCGGACGGCTCTCTATACAGCTATGCTACCAGCACAGTGCTCCTTGTATTCGCTCTCCTTGCCCTTGGCTATGAGCGCAGCCATCCCCTTATCCATAAAGCTTGCGAAGCACTCGCGGCCATGCGCTGCAAAACCTGTACAACGATTCAAAATTCTCCTGCCGACATTTGGGATACGGCCTTGATGGCCTATGCGCTGCAGCAAGCCGGCGTGCCGCGTCATCATCCCGTCATCGTGAAAGCCGCTAATTATTTGCTTGGCAAGCAGCATACTCGCAAGGGAGATTGGAGCAGGAACAACCCCAACGCCGCTCCAGGCGGCTGGGGCTTCTCCGAGACGAATACGATCAACCCGGATGTTGACGATACGACAGCCGCGCTTCGCGCCATCCGACCATTCTCATCCATGGACGAACCCTTCCAGGACGCATGGAACAGAGGACTTTCCTGGACGTTATCGATGCAGAACAAGGACGGCGGCTGGCCAGCCTTCGAGAGAAATATCGACAATAAGCTGCTGACGATGCTTGCCATTGATGGGGCCAAGGCTGCGGCAATCGACCCTTCCGTGCCGGACTTGACGGGCAGAACACTTGAATTTCTAGGCCGATTCGCCCGTCTGCGCGGCGATCACCGCATCATGCGCCGCGGCGCCGACTGGCTGCTCCGCAATCAACGGGAGGACGGCTCCTGGTACGGGCGATGGGGAATCTGTTATGTGTATGGAACTTGGGCAGCGTTAACAGGCCTGACTGCAGCCGGCCTTAGCTCCGAGCATGATGCCGTGCGAAAAGGCTGCGAGTGGCTGCTCCACATTCAGAACGAGGATGGCGGCTGGGGCGAATCCTGCAGCAGCGATTCCAGTGGGAGCTACGTACCGCTTGGTGCCAGCACGCCGTCGCACACCGCATGGGCTCTTGAAGCGCTGATCGCGGCGTCCCCTTCCGCCACTTCCGAGATCGAACGAGGCATGCTCCGACTATGCGATATGCTGCATGAGGACAATTGGACGTCCCGTTACCCTACGGGTGCGGGTCTGCCTGGCACCTTCTACATCCATTATCACAGCTACCGCTACATATGGCCCTTGATTGCGCTCTCGCGGTTCAAGAATCGATTCGGAGGTGCTGTCCCGGAGTAG
- a CDS encoding antibiotic biosynthesis monooxygenase, with product MSKYSMTGKLIAQPGKREELAHILLQAAQGLEDNEDCQLYLVNLDENNPDAIWVMELWTSAEAHAQSLKNPSTVALIQGARPLIAGIEPIKLRPVGGKGY from the coding sequence GTGAGCAAATATTCCATGACAGGCAAATTAATTGCGCAGCCCGGCAAACGCGAGGAGCTCGCACATATCTTATTGCAAGCCGCTCAAGGCTTGGAGGACAATGAGGACTGCCAATTGTATCTCGTCAACCTGGACGAAAATAATCCCGATGCGATCTGGGTCATGGAGCTATGGACCAGTGCCGAAGCTCATGCGCAATCGCTAAAAAATCCGTCTACAGTCGCGCTCATTCAGGGAGCCCGACCGCTCATTGCCGGAATTGAGCCTATCAAGCTCCGTCCAGTCGGTGGGAAAGGCTATTAA
- a CDS encoding FMN-dependent NADH-azoreductase has protein sequence MSNVLFIKANDRPIEMAVSAQMYDSFLKGFKEANPEANITELDLFGEKLPYYDNAMMTGLFKEAKGMEATAEEQELAAVANRYLEQFLAADKVVFAFPLWNFTIPAQLLTYFFYITQAGKTFKYSEQGPVGLVSDKKVALLNARGGVYSEGPAQQIEMSLKYVATMLGFIGVHQTETIVIEGHNQFQDRKEAIIGEGLQKAYEAGQAF, from the coding sequence ATGAGCAATGTTTTATTCATCAAAGCGAACGATCGTCCAATCGAAATGGCAGTCAGCGCACAAATGTACGATTCCTTTCTGAAGGGCTTCAAGGAAGCTAATCCTGAAGCAAACATTACGGAGCTGGACCTGTTCGGGGAGAAGCTCCCTTATTATGATAACGCCATGATGACTGGCTTATTCAAGGAAGCGAAAGGCATGGAAGCAACGGCTGAGGAGCAGGAGCTTGCGGCTGTCGCGAACCGTTACCTGGAGCAATTCTTGGCGGCGGACAAGGTTGTATTCGCGTTCCCGCTCTGGAACTTCACAATTCCTGCGCAGCTGCTTACGTATTTCTTCTACATTACGCAAGCTGGCAAAACGTTCAAATATTCGGAGCAAGGTCCTGTTGGACTTGTAAGCGACAAAAAAGTGGCGCTGCTGAACGCAAGAGGCGGCGTGTACAGCGAAGGCCCGGCTCAGCAAATCGAGATGTCGCTGAAGTATGTCGCTACAATGCTTGGTTTTATCGGCGTTCATCAGACAGAAACGATTGTCATCGAAGGGCATAACCAATTCCAGGACCGCAAGGAAGCCATTATTGGCGAAGGTCTGCAGAAAGCTTATGAGGCTGGCCAAGCATTCTAA
- a CDS encoding Rrf2 family transcriptional regulator, protein MSVADKGIDFGPPHFKIAMHAVARLAQKNCVLSSAVIAGQVDSHATFLRRVLQSLAAAGIVESRGGREGGYFLKKPADSLTLGEIYEAVHPGKRECCEEDPCGTGQSECGEAGIQLDRELENILHEAERHTIQYLNQFTLQEVMCRIPYFQHGAKSTT, encoded by the coding sequence ATGAGTGTAGCGGATAAGGGGATTGACTTCGGACCGCCGCATTTCAAGATCGCGATGCACGCCGTTGCGAGACTTGCCCAGAAGAACTGCGTGTTGTCAAGCGCCGTCATTGCGGGCCAAGTGGATTCGCACGCCACGTTTTTGCGAAGAGTTCTTCAATCGCTGGCGGCTGCGGGAATCGTAGAATCCCGGGGTGGGCGAGAGGGCGGCTACTTCCTGAAGAAGCCTGCCGACAGCTTGACGCTGGGCGAGATTTATGAGGCTGTCCATCCGGGCAAGAGGGAATGCTGCGAGGAGGACCCTTGCGGGACGGGGCAGAGCGAGTGCGGGGAAGCGGGCATTCAACTGGATCGGGAGCTGGAGAATATTTTGCACGAAGCGGAGAGGCATACGATTCAATATTTGAATCAATTCACCCTGCAGGAAGTGATGTGCAGAATTCCCTATTTCCAGCATGGTGCGAAGTCAACAACTTAA
- a CDS encoding helix-turn-helix domain-containing protein: protein MQRYGKVIAELRKKRGMNQETLAGLLGITRASLSHYETNRREPDYELLSRIADFFHVSLDYLMGRSMNPTASVNPHVSEFLSRVELADESVTERFELTIDGRTLTNEETRRFIDFIRAERALG, encoded by the coding sequence ATGCAACGTTATGGCAAGGTGATTGCCGAGCTCCGCAAGAAGAGGGGCATGAACCAGGAGACGCTTGCCGGACTGCTCGGTATTACGCGCGCGTCGCTATCCCATTACGAAACGAACCGCAGGGAGCCGGATTATGAATTGCTCAGCCGGATCGCTGATTTTTTCCATGTCTCGCTGGACTATCTGATGGGCAGAAGCATGAATCCGACAGCCTCGGTGAACCCTCACGTGTCTGAATTTTTGAGCCGTGTGGAGCTTGCCGACGAATCCGTCACGGAGCGCTTCGAGCTCACCATCGACGGACGTACGCTGACGAACGAGGAAACCAGGAGATTTATTGATTTTATAAGAGCGGAACGCGCTTTAGGCTAG
- a CDS encoding FadR/GntR family transcriptional regulator, with the protein MRIETEKGHEIVGRIILEKIAEGVWPPGSRLPSVVDLSTQFGVGRSTIREALSALKATGWLDIRHGGGTFVKKELPSDSDPAGGVPLFQRAQSILELLEVRHILEAGTVAYAAERRTEEDLQQLSDILNSMELALRDQDTAAGERADAAFHAAIAQASRNSLLSQLMDSLSQRFSETIGQTRELWFYREQATAERLLEEHRSIYQAIAEGSPAEAVRRIREHLAKVESVLREEHPSS; encoded by the coding sequence ATGAGGATCGAGACGGAGAAGGGGCATGAAATCGTAGGCCGTATTATATTGGAGAAAATAGCGGAAGGCGTCTGGCCGCCAGGCTCCAGGCTTCCATCTGTCGTGGACCTGTCCACCCAGTTCGGCGTCGGCCGTTCGACTATCCGGGAAGCCTTGAGCGCCCTCAAAGCGACGGGCTGGCTGGATATCCGGCACGGAGGCGGCACATTTGTGAAGAAGGAGCTGCCCTCAGATTCTGATCCTGCTGGCGGAGTGCCTCTTTTCCAAAGGGCGCAGTCCATATTGGAGCTTCTGGAGGTCCGGCACATATTGGAGGCGGGAACCGTCGCTTATGCGGCGGAACGGCGAACGGAGGAGGACCTGCAGCAATTATCGGACATCCTGAACAGCATGGAGCTGGCGCTTCGCGACCAGGATACCGCAGCGGGTGAACGCGCAGACGCAGCTTTCCATGCGGCTATTGCCCAAGCATCGCGCAATTCCTTGCTCAGCCAGCTGATGGATTCGCTGTCCCAGCGCTTTAGTGAAACGATTGGACAAACCCGGGAGCTGTGGTTCTACCGTGAGCAAGCAACGGCGGAAAGACTGCTGGAGGAGCACCGCTCTATCTACCAAGCCATCGCGGAGGGCAGTCCGGCTGAAGCAGTAAGGCGTATCCGGGAGCATCTTGCCAAGGTGGAGTCCGTGCTCCGGGAAGAGCATCCCTCCAGTTAA
- a CDS encoding FAD-linked oxidase C-terminal domain-containing protein, giving the protein MPKLKPELSQQLRSIVGDAYYREDREALVAHSYDGTPMLQSLPDGVIYPSSTAEVSAIMKVLHAHRVPLVSRGSGSNLCGGTVPVEGGIVMVMHRMNRILEIDEENLTATVQPGIITADYIAEIEARGLFYPPDPSSMKISTIGGNIAECSGGLRGLKYGTTKDYVIGLEAVLADGSVIRTGGKLMKDVAGYDLTKLLVGSEGTLAIITEATLKLIPPPKTKKTMLAMYRDLYGAARTVSRIIEARIIPATLEFMDNPTIRVVDDYAKLGLPRDMEAILLIEQDGDPESVERDIARIQGICEAERADRVEVAESREEAERLLTARRSAFTALARLRPTTILEDATVPRSRIADMVLRINEIARKYNVTIATFGHAGDGNLHPTATTDARDAEEIHRVEEAFAEIFEASIELGGTITGEHGVGLVKAPYLAWKVGEPGIEVMKGIKAAFDPHNLLNPGKIFAKQTKKRVVIQHG; this is encoded by the coding sequence ATGCCCAAGCTTAAGCCTGAATTGTCGCAGCAGCTCCGCTCCATCGTTGGCGATGCCTATTATCGCGAGGATCGCGAGGCGCTTGTCGCCCACTCCTATGACGGAACGCCTATGCTCCAATCGCTTCCCGACGGTGTCATCTATCCATCGTCAACAGCTGAGGTATCCGCCATCATGAAGGTGCTGCATGCCCATCGCGTGCCGCTCGTCAGCCGTGGCTCAGGCTCCAATCTATGCGGCGGCACGGTGCCCGTTGAGGGCGGCATCGTCATGGTTATGCATCGGATGAACCGGATATTGGAAATTGATGAAGAGAATCTGACGGCAACGGTGCAGCCCGGCATCATAACAGCGGATTATATTGCAGAGATCGAAGCGAGGGGCTTATTCTATCCGCCGGATCCCAGCAGCATGAAGATCAGCACAATTGGAGGCAATATCGCGGAATGCTCCGGCGGGCTTCGCGGGCTGAAATACGGCACCACCAAAGACTATGTGATCGGACTGGAAGCGGTGCTGGCGGATGGCAGCGTCATTCGTACAGGCGGCAAGCTGATGAAGGATGTCGCGGGGTATGATCTGACCAAGCTCCTTGTCGGCTCGGAAGGCACGCTTGCGATCATTACAGAGGCTACCCTGAAGCTGATTCCGCCGCCCAAGACCAAAAAAACAATGCTGGCCATGTACCGCGATTTGTACGGCGCGGCAAGAACAGTGTCGCGCATTATTGAAGCCCGGATCATTCCGGCCACGCTTGAATTTATGGACAATCCGACGATTCGCGTCGTGGATGATTACGCCAAGCTTGGCCTGCCTCGCGATATGGAGGCTATTCTGCTGATCGAGCAGGACGGCGATCCGGAATCGGTGGAGCGGGACATCGCGCGAATTCAGGGAATCTGCGAGGCGGAGCGCGCTGACCGCGTAGAGGTGGCGGAGAGCCGAGAGGAGGCAGAGCGGCTGCTGACAGCTCGGCGCAGCGCCTTCACCGCGCTTGCCCGCCTTCGTCCCACCACCATATTGGAGGACGCAACGGTTCCAAGATCGCGTATAGCCGATATGGTGCTCCGCATTAACGAAATTGCGCGCAAATATAACGTCACGATCGCCACGTTCGGTCACGCGGGAGACGGCAATCTGCATCCTACCGCCACCACCGACGCAAGGGATGCGGAGGAAATTCATCGCGTGGAGGAAGCCTTCGCGGAAATTTTCGAGGCCTCCATCGAGCTGGGCGGGACCATAACGGGCGAGCATGGCGTTGGGCTCGTCAAGGCGCCTTATTTGGCATGGAAGGTTGGCGAGCCCGGCATAGAGGTGATGAAGGGCATCAAAGCCGCCTTCGATCCCCATAATCTGTTGAATCCCGGCAAAATATTCGCCAAGCAAACCAAAAAAAGGGTGGTCATTCAGCATGGCTGA